A genomic region of Microtus ochrogaster isolate Prairie Vole_2 chromosome 15, MicOch1.0, whole genome shotgun sequence contains the following coding sequences:
- the LOC101996418 gene encoding LOW QUALITY PROTEIN: testis-specific serine/threonine-protein kinase 5-like (The sequence of the model RefSeq protein was modified relative to this genomic sequence to represent the inferred CDS: inserted 2 bases in 1 codon) — MSLSPAKLAHQVPFCGTLPSLRSNSRRELHQRVFTEQVRECMDNGYLLSSKKIGSGAFSKVYLAYATRERMKHNPKLFSDLRGKHHTMVAIKIVSTAEAPVEYSRKFLPREILSLNATYKHLNIVQLYEAYQNSQRSYLVLELAARGDLLEHINAMSDLRCCPGLEEEEARRLFWQLVSAVAHCHNAGIVHRDLKCENILLDDQGFLKLTDFGFANCMGLKNSLLSTFCGSVAYTAPEILMSKKYNGEQADLWSLGIILHAMVTGKLPFKEHQPPRMLQLIRRGPIFRPGLSPECRDLIRGLLQLHPCARLGLQQVAAHCWLLPAEHILSSTLGATPEQEHSQSAIGPGNTEPRGDMVYXRSKSCSTSRGRSSLRRVSLAQLWSIWKPVPEE, encoded by the exons ATGTCCCTATCCCCAGCTAAGCTGGCCCACCAAGTCCCCTTCTGTGGCACCCTGCCCTCTCTGAGAAGCAACAGTCGTCGCGAGCTGCATCAGAGGGTCTTCACGGAGCAGGTTCGAGAATGCATGGACAACGGCTACCTGCTCTCCTCCAAGAAGATTGGCTCTGGTGCTTTCTCCAAGGTCTACCTGGCCTATGCAACACGTGAGCGCATGAAGCACAACCCGAAGCTATTCTCTGACTTGCGGGGCAAGCACCACACTATG GTAGCTATTAAGATTGTGTCCACGGCTGAAGCCCCAGTGGAGTACTCCAGAAAGTTCCTGCCCCGTGAGATTTTATCACTCAATGCCACCTACAAGCACCTGAACATA GTGCAGTTGTACGAGGCCTACCAGAATAGCCAGCGCTCCTACCTGGTACTGGAGTTGGCAGCCCGAGGTGACCTGTTGGAGCATATCAATGCCATGTCAGACCTTCGATGCTGCCCAGGgctagaggaggaagaggcccGAAGGCTGTTCTGGCAACTGGTCAGCGCTGTGGCCCACTGCCACAATGCCGGCATTGTTCACCG ggatttaaaatgtgaaaatatccTGTTGGATGACCAGGGCTTCCTAAAGCTGACAG ATTTTGGCTTTGCCAACTGCATGGGGCTCAAGAACTCACTGCTGAGCACCTTCTGTGGCTCTGTGGCCTATACGGCCCCAGAGATCCTCATGAGCAAGAAGTACAACGGTGAGCAGGCTGATCTGTGGAGCCT AGGGATCATCCTCCATGCCATGGTAACTGGGAAGCTGCCCTTCAAGGAACACCAACCCCCTCGCATGCTGCAACTGATTCGCCGTGGTCCCATCTTCAGGCCAGGGCTGTCCCCAG AGTGCCGGGACCTGATCAGAGGGCTGCTTCAGCTGCATCCGTGTGCACGCCTGGGCCTACAGCAGGTAGCTGCTCATTGCTGGTTGCTACCTGCGGAACACATACTGTCCTCTACGCTTGGTGCTACCCCAG AACAGGAGCATTCCCAGTCGGCAATAGGCCCTGGTAACACAGAGCCTCGCGGAGATATGGTGTA CAGAAGCAAAAGCTGCAGCACCTCCAGAGGAAGGTCATCTCTAAGGAGAGTGTCTCTGGCCCAGCTGTGGAGCATCTGGAAACCTGTACCAGAGGAATAG